From the Vibrio metoecus genome, one window contains:
- the fliE gene encoding flagellar hook-basal body complex protein FliE produces the protein MRLDGLNSEMQAMMFEAMNTQPASTGQKVGADFSAMLNNAINNVNGLQKTSSDLQMRFDRGDEGVSLSDVMIARNKSSVAFEATIQVRNKLVEAYKELMNMPV, from the coding sequence ATGAGACTTGACGGTTTAAACAGCGAAATGCAAGCGATGATGTTCGAAGCGATGAACACTCAACCAGCATCAACAGGTCAGAAAGTTGGCGCAGACTTCAGCGCAATGCTGAATAACGCGATCAACAATGTGAACGGCCTACAAAAGACCTCAAGCGATTTGCAAATGCGCTTTGATCGTGGCGATGAAGGAGTCTCTCTTTCCGACGTGATGATTGCCCGCAATAAGTCGAGTGTGGCGTTTGAAGCCACCATTCAAGTACGTAACAAATTGGTAGAAGCGTACAAAGAATTGATGAACATGCCAGTATAA
- a CDS encoding sigma-54-dependent transcriptional regulator, translated as MAQSKVLIVEDDEGLREALIDTLALAGYEWLEADCAEDALLKLKSNSVDIVVSDVQMAGMGGLALLRSIKQHWPNLPVLLMTAYANIQDAVSAMKDGAIDYMAKPFAPEVLLNMVSRYAPVKSDDNGDAVVADAKSLKLLALADKVAKTDANVMILGPSGSGKEVMSRYIHNASPRKDGAFIAINCAAIPDNMLEATLFGYEKGAFTGAVQACPGKFEQAQGGTILLDEISEMDLNLQAKLLRVLQEREVERLGSRKSIKLDVRVLATSNRDLKQYVQAGNFREDLYYRLNVFPLTWPALCERKDDIEPLANHLIERHCKKLGLPVPSIEPNAVNKLLHYSWPGNVRELDNVVQRALILSENGHIASEHILLEGVDWHDASSLQQVVAGESVAAPQIKPVAEPEVFKPLVQGSGVLGAGAPNSGLGGELRDQEFAIILDTLVECQGRRKEMAEKLGISPRTLRYKLAKMRDAGIDIPG; from the coding sequence ATGGCTCAAAGCAAAGTCTTAATCGTAGAAGATGATGAAGGTCTTCGCGAAGCATTGATCGACACCTTAGCTTTAGCGGGTTACGAGTGGCTAGAAGCCGATTGCGCGGAAGACGCTTTACTCAAGCTCAAGTCTAACAGTGTGGATATTGTGGTTTCTGATGTGCAAATGGCTGGCATGGGTGGCTTGGCACTCTTACGCAGTATCAAGCAGCATTGGCCGAACCTGCCAGTGTTATTGATGACGGCTTACGCCAATATTCAAGATGCGGTATCCGCGATGAAAGATGGAGCCATTGATTACATGGCAAAACCCTTTGCGCCAGAAGTACTGCTGAATATGGTCAGCCGTTATGCACCCGTTAAATCCGATGACAATGGTGATGCGGTGGTGGCGGATGCCAAGAGCCTAAAACTTCTTGCCTTAGCAGACAAAGTCGCGAAAACCGATGCTAACGTGATGATTTTAGGTCCTAGTGGTTCAGGTAAAGAAGTGATGTCGCGTTACATTCACAACGCTTCACCTCGTAAAGATGGAGCGTTTATCGCGATAAACTGTGCGGCGATTCCTGACAACATGCTGGAAGCTACGCTGTTTGGTTACGAAAAAGGCGCCTTTACTGGGGCGGTGCAAGCGTGTCCTGGCAAATTTGAACAAGCTCAGGGGGGCACCATTTTGCTTGATGAAATCAGCGAAATGGATTTGAACCTACAAGCTAAGTTACTGCGTGTACTGCAAGAGCGTGAAGTGGAACGCTTAGGTAGCCGTAAAAGCATCAAGTTAGATGTACGTGTACTTGCTACCAGTAACCGTGACTTGAAACAGTATGTGCAAGCGGGGAATTTCCGTGAAGATTTATACTATCGCCTAAATGTGTTTCCATTAACGTGGCCAGCCCTGTGCGAGCGCAAAGATGACATCGAACCACTGGCTAATCATTTGATTGAACGTCATTGTAAAAAGCTGGGTTTACCCGTTCCGAGTATTGAACCTAATGCAGTGAATAAACTTTTGCATTATTCTTGGCCCGGTAATGTGCGTGAATTGGATAATGTGGTGCAGCGGGCTCTGATTTTAAGCGAGAACGGCCATATTGCCAGTGAGCACATTTTACTCGAAGGCGTGGATTGGCATGACGCCAGCAGCCTGCAACAAGTCGTTGCGGGTGAATCGGTCGCGGCTCCGCAAATTAAACCAGTAGCTGAGCCTGAAGTGTTTAAACCTTTGGTTCAAGGCTCAGGTGTGCTGGGGGCGGGTGCGCCAAATTCAGGATTGGGTGGGGAACTACGCGATCAAGAGTTTGCGATCATTCTCGATACGTTGGTCGAATGTCAGGGTCGTCGTAAAGAGATGGCGGAAAAGCTCGGTATCAGCCCACGAACCTTGCGTTATAAGCTCGCTAAAATGCGTGATGCTGGAATTGATATCCCCGGATGA
- the fliF gene encoding flagellar basal-body MS-ring/collar protein FliF produces the protein MADDKQTTDLALTNSSGEHALMASSDLDHDTQNPDINEKSSKMDFTVGDLDLLRQVVLVLSISICVALIVMLFFWVREPDMRPLGAYETEELIPVLDYLDQQKQQYKLDGNTILVPVSDYNSLKLSMVRAGLNQERQAGDEILMQDMGFGVSQRLEQERLKLSRERQLAKAIEEMRQINKARVLLALPKQSVFVRQNQEASASVFLSLRTGANLKQEEIDAVVDMVASAVPGMKPSRVTVTDQHGRLLSSGSQDPVSAARRKEQELEKQQEEALRGKIDSVLIPILGLGNYTAQVDIELDFSAVEQTRKVFDPNTPATRSEYTLEDYNNGNVVAGVPGALSNQPPADASIPQDVAQMKDGSVLGQGSVHKEATRNFELDTTISHERKQSGVVNRQTVAVAVKSRSSVNPDTGEVTYTPLSEAEINSIRQILIGTVGYSENRGDLLNVLSMPFAEPEVEQIANVPIWENPNFNDWVRWLASALVIIIVVLVLVRPAMKKLINPTADSDDQMYGPDGMPIGADGETSLIGSEIDSGELFEFGSGIDLPNLHKDEDVLKAVRALVANEPELAAQVVKNWMQNG, from the coding sequence GTGGCTGATGATAAACAAACAACCGATCTTGCGTTGACCAACAGTAGTGGTGAGCACGCCTTAATGGCGAGTTCGGACCTTGACCATGATACGCAAAATCCAGACATCAACGAAAAAAGTAGCAAGATGGACTTTACCGTTGGTGATCTTGATTTATTGCGCCAAGTGGTACTGGTGCTGTCCATTTCTATCTGTGTTGCGCTCATCGTTATGTTGTTCTTCTGGGTTCGTGAGCCGGATATGCGTCCACTTGGCGCGTATGAAACCGAAGAATTGATCCCAGTTCTGGATTATCTCGATCAGCAAAAACAGCAATACAAACTCGACGGTAACACCATCTTGGTGCCGGTGAGTGATTACAACAGTCTGAAATTGTCCATGGTGCGTGCGGGATTAAACCAAGAGCGCCAAGCGGGCGATGAAATCTTAATGCAAGACATGGGTTTTGGTGTTTCACAACGCTTGGAACAAGAGCGCTTGAAACTGAGTCGTGAGCGTCAATTGGCAAAAGCCATTGAAGAAATGCGCCAGATAAACAAAGCTCGCGTTCTGCTCGCTCTGCCGAAGCAGAGTGTCTTCGTTCGCCAAAACCAAGAAGCCTCGGCTTCGGTTTTCCTCAGTCTGCGTACTGGCGCTAACCTCAAACAAGAAGAAATTGATGCGGTGGTCGATATGGTGGCCAGTGCGGTACCCGGTATGAAGCCGAGCCGTGTCACCGTGACCGATCAACATGGTCGCTTGCTCAGCTCTGGCTCACAAGATCCGGTATCGGCTGCCCGCCGTAAAGAACAAGAGTTAGAAAAGCAGCAAGAAGAGGCGTTACGCGGAAAAATTGATTCCGTGCTGATCCCGATTTTGGGGTTAGGTAACTACACCGCTCAGGTTGATATTGAGCTTGATTTCAGCGCGGTTGAACAAACTCGTAAAGTGTTTGACCCCAATACTCCGGCGACACGCAGTGAGTACACGTTGGAAGATTACAACAACGGTAATGTGGTTGCAGGTGTTCCCGGAGCGCTAAGCAACCAACCTCCTGCCGATGCATCAATTCCACAAGATGTGGCGCAGATGAAAGATGGCTCGGTACTGGGTCAAGGCTCTGTACACAAAGAAGCCACGCGCAACTTCGAACTCGACACCACAATCAGCCATGAACGTAAACAATCGGGTGTTGTGAATCGCCAAACCGTCGCTGTAGCAGTGAAAAGCCGTTCGAGTGTCAATCCTGATACGGGTGAAGTCACTTACACCCCATTGAGCGAAGCTGAAATCAACTCGATTCGTCAGATCCTGATCGGCACGGTAGGCTATAGTGAAAATCGTGGGGATTTACTGAATGTGTTAAGCATGCCATTTGCTGAGCCAGAAGTGGAACAGATTGCGAATGTGCCAATCTGGGAAAATCCAAACTTCAACGACTGGGTTCGTTGGCTAGCCAGTGCGCTTGTGATCATCATTGTGGTGTTGGTCTTGGTACGCCCAGCGATGAAAAAACTTATCAACCCAACCGCAGATTCGGACGATCAGATGTATGGTCCGGACGGTATGCCTATCGGAGCGGATGGTGAAACTAGCTTGATCGGTAGCGAAATCGACAGTGGTGAATTGTTCGAATTTGGTTCCGGCATTGATCTCCCTAATCTCCACAAAGATGAGGACGTACTGAAAGCGGTGCGTGCTTTGGTGGCAAACGAGCCAGAACTCGCGGCTCAAGTGGTGAAGAACTGGATGCAAAATGGCTAA
- the fliG gene encoding flagellar motor switch protein FliG, with translation MAKDNKDGGEVVESTIDISEIPGDEKAAILLLSLNEEDAAGIIRHLEPKQVQRVGSAMARAKDLSQTKVSAVHRAFLEDIQKYTNIGMGSEDFLRNALVAALGADKANNLVDQILLGTGSKGLDSLKWMDPRQVASIIVNEHPQIQTIVLSYLEPDQSAEILAQFAERDRLDLLMRIANLEEVQPSALAELNEIMEKQFAGQAGAQAAKIGGLKAAADIMNYLDNNIESVLMDQMREQDEDLATQIQDLMFVFENLVEVDDQGIQKLLRDVPQDVLQKALKGADDALREKIFKNMSKRAAEMMKDDLEAMPPIKVSDVETAQKEILAIARRMADNGEIMLGGGADEFL, from the coding sequence ATGGCTAAAGACAATAAAGATGGTGGAGAAGTGGTTGAGTCAACCATTGACATCAGTGAGATCCCAGGTGATGAAAAAGCCGCGATTCTTCTGCTCAGCCTTAACGAAGAAGATGCAGCTGGCATTATTCGTCACCTTGAACCAAAACAGGTTCAACGTGTGGGTAGCGCCATGGCGCGTGCCAAAGACTTAAGTCAAACCAAAGTGTCAGCGGTACATCGCGCCTTTTTGGAAGACATTCAGAAATACACCAACATCGGTATGGGCAGCGAAGACTTTCTGCGCAATGCCTTGGTGGCTGCATTGGGTGCCGATAAAGCCAATAACTTGGTGGATCAAATTCTGCTTGGTACGGGCTCTAAAGGCTTGGATTCCCTTAAATGGATGGATCCACGTCAAGTGGCGAGCATTATTGTCAACGAGCACCCGCAGATCCAAACTATCGTATTGTCATACCTTGAGCCGGATCAATCCGCGGAAATCTTGGCACAGTTTGCAGAGCGTGACCGTCTTGATTTGTTGATGCGTATCGCCAACTTGGAAGAGGTACAGCCTTCAGCACTGGCCGAGTTGAACGAAATCATGGAGAAACAGTTCGCGGGTCAAGCAGGCGCGCAAGCGGCCAAAATTGGCGGCTTGAAAGCGGCTGCCGATATCATGAACTATCTGGACAACAACATCGAAAGCGTGTTGATGGATCAGATGCGCGAACAAGACGAGGACTTGGCGACTCAGATCCAAGATTTGATGTTCGTGTTCGAAAACTTGGTCGAAGTCGACGATCAAGGTATTCAAAAGTTGCTGCGTGACGTGCCACAAGATGTCTTGCAAAAAGCCCTCAAAGGGGCCGACGATGCGCTGCGTGAGAAAATCTTCAAGAACATGTCGAAGCGTGCTGCTGAGATGATGAAAGATGATCTGGAAGCGATGCCACCGATCAAAGTATCGGATGTGGAAACTGCGCAGAAAGAGATCTTGGCGATTGCTCGCCGCATGGCCGATAACGGCGAAATCATGCTAGGCGGCGGTGCCGACGAATTCTTGTAA
- a CDS encoding flagellar protein FliT: MEAQLQYLSDLDQQITTLLAEDDIHAEDILQLVDNREQLLHSLLGYLAEHPEWAQSDLWREAIGNTQQLVEQMQLKTAAIGQTLHKYRHGNKSVQQYKKFL; encoded by the coding sequence GTGGAAGCACAACTGCAATATTTAAGTGATCTTGATCAACAAATAACAACTCTTCTGGCTGAAGATGATATTCATGCTGAAGATATTTTGCAGTTGGTCGATAACAGGGAACAGCTATTGCATAGCTTGTTAGGCTATTTAGCCGAGCACCCAGAATGGGCTCAATCCGATTTATGGCGCGAGGCAATTGGTAATACCCAACAACTTGTTGAACAGATGCAGTTAAAAACGGCGGCGATTGGTCAAACTCTTCATAAATATCGCCACGGAAATAAATCCGTTCAACAATACAAAAAGTTTTTATAA
- the fliD gene encoding flagellar filament capping protein FliD, with protein sequence MSLGPMGMNTGFDINGMVSKIVSAERVPKQQRIDNERTNIDTSISAYGRLRESLDTMKNLMTQFRQEKAFAVRKVDTSDEKVVSATATTEAIAGNYSVDVLQLAQSHKIASEVLDKDAKFGPGKLQISLGDKSFTLDVQANSKLVDIVRGINGEKSNPGVRASIINDVEGPRLIVASNVSGKDNSVKMSAQAEPGNPLKQLEYKTLEQRVRDLEKARAQAQQLINPLTPEQQKVAAKVAEKIGDAARLVDQEVAQEIRNAAQMAQGASAVDTATNAGELTDSAVKAAAGAASEAKKYIRPEDRIPGWSETASGTLLDSYWEPEEELDAKGSEKASDVPGWSNTASGTLLDSYVTPKEAQQKLEQKLAQEKADIEAAIRSGKMTPEEAKAQARAKLSPEERAYIEQVEKAQAALDAAQTAFDGYGGMTEVQSAQDSMVVLDGVATLSSNNNIIENAIEGVNLTLKGKTDRNQTPAEIGIEYDRDRVRTDIEQFVAAYNQFFQTSKELAGVDPRTGQAGPLAGDSIVRSADSRLKTAFSASIEQAPDNLKSLTEFGITTTRQGTLEINYDMLNRQLNSNFTKLGDFFGGNQGFAKRVEDAISSMTGVTGSIRTREKTLTEQTYRLDDDQRALDRRMDSLEKRTHSKFSAMQDATGKMQSQLAGMMNALGG encoded by the coding sequence ATGAGTTTAGGCCCGATGGGGATGAATACTGGCTTTGATATCAATGGCATGGTCAGCAAAATTGTCAGTGCGGAGCGCGTACCCAAGCAGCAACGCATTGACAACGAGCGCACCAACATTGATACCAGTATTAGTGCCTATGGTCGGCTCAGAGAGTCGCTGGATACGATGAAAAATCTGATGACCCAGTTTCGTCAGGAGAAGGCTTTTGCTGTGCGCAAAGTCGACACCAGTGATGAAAAGGTTGTCTCCGCGACTGCCACCACGGAAGCGATCGCTGGCAACTATTCCGTCGATGTGTTGCAGCTTGCTCAAAGTCATAAAATTGCGTCTGAAGTGTTAGATAAAGATGCAAAGTTTGGCCCAGGCAAGCTGCAAATTTCATTAGGCGATAAGAGTTTTACGCTAGATGTACAAGCCAATTCCAAACTGGTCGATATCGTCCGCGGAATAAACGGTGAAAAGTCCAACCCAGGCGTGCGTGCCTCCATCATTAACGATGTTGAAGGGCCGCGGCTGATTGTTGCCTCCAATGTATCTGGGAAAGACAACAGTGTAAAAATGTCGGCTCAAGCTGAGCCTGGCAATCCTCTCAAACAACTCGAATACAAAACGCTTGAGCAGCGGGTCCGCGATCTGGAAAAAGCACGTGCTCAAGCCCAGCAATTAATTAACCCACTGACACCTGAACAGCAGAAAGTGGCAGCGAAAGTCGCAGAAAAGATCGGCGATGCTGCTCGATTAGTGGATCAAGAAGTTGCACAAGAAATTCGCAACGCGGCACAAATGGCGCAAGGTGCTAGCGCGGTAGATACTGCCACCAATGCGGGTGAACTCACCGACAGTGCTGTTAAAGCGGCAGCCGGTGCGGCAAGCGAAGCCAAAAAATACATCAGACCAGAAGACAGAATCCCCGGCTGGAGTGAAACCGCTTCAGGAACCTTGCTTGATTCCTACTGGGAACCCGAAGAAGAGCTCGATGCTAAAGGCAGTGAAAAAGCCTCAGATGTCCCCGGCTGGAGTAATACCGCATCCGGTACGTTGCTCGATTCTTACGTCACGCCCAAAGAAGCGCAGCAAAAATTAGAGCAGAAACTGGCGCAAGAGAAGGCCGATATTGAAGCGGCAATTCGCAGCGGAAAAATGACCCCAGAAGAGGCTAAAGCTCAGGCTCGGGCTAAGCTCAGCCCTGAAGAGCGAGCCTACATCGAGCAAGTCGAAAAAGCACAAGCCGCGCTCGATGCTGCGCAAACGGCGTTTGATGGTTACGGTGGCATGACCGAAGTGCAATCGGCGCAAGACTCCATGGTCGTACTGGATGGTGTTGCCACCTTATCAAGCAATAACAACATCATTGAAAATGCCATTGAAGGAGTAAACTTAACCCTCAAAGGCAAGACTGATCGCAACCAAACTCCTGCCGAAATTGGCATTGAGTATGATCGCGATCGGGTGCGTACCGACATTGAACAGTTTGTCGCCGCCTACAATCAGTTTTTCCAAACCAGCAAAGAACTGGCAGGGGTTGACCCTCGAACCGGACAAGCAGGGCCACTGGCCGGAGACAGCATTGTACGCAGTGCCGACTCACGCTTAAAAACGGCTTTCTCGGCGAGCATCGAACAAGCACCAGATAACCTAAAATCATTGACGGAGTTCGGCATCACTACGACTCGACAAGGGACGTTGGAAATCAACTATGATATGCTCAACCGTCAATTAAATAGCAACTTCACCAAGTTGGGTGATTTTTTTGGCGGCAATCAAGGCTTTGCCAAACGAGTCGAAGATGCCATTTCGAGCATGACGGGAGTTACAGGCTCCATCCGAACGCGTGAAAAAACCCTGACAGAGCAAACCTATCGACTGGATGATGATCAGCGTGCTTTGGATCGCCGTATGGATAGCTTGGAAAAACGCACTCATTCGAAATTCAGTGCCATGCAAGATGCCACTGGCAAAATGCAATCCCAGCTTGCGGGCATGATGAATGCGTTAGGTGGTTAA
- the fliS gene encoding flagellar export chaperone FliS produces MRGSLQAYKKVSVDSQLSAASPHKIVQMLMAGAIERLIQGKAAMQQGNIPQKGERLGKALDIIISLRSCLSMEDGGDIAKNLDQLYDFMVNQITQANHKNDPQMLDDVIEIIREIKSAWDQIPPEFHNLTAAEVGI; encoded by the coding sequence ATGCGTGGTTCTTTACAGGCGTACAAAAAAGTATCAGTGGATAGCCAGCTAAGTGCGGCCTCACCGCATAAAATCGTTCAAATGTTAATGGCGGGAGCCATTGAGCGTCTTATCCAAGGTAAGGCGGCAATGCAGCAGGGCAATATTCCACAAAAGGGTGAACGCTTAGGCAAGGCTCTGGATATCATCATCAGCCTGCGCAGTTGCTTGTCGATGGAAGACGGTGGCGATATCGCTAAAAATCTCGATCAACTGTATGACTTTATGGTCAACCAAATTACCCAAGCCAACCACAAAAATGATCCACAGATGCTGGATGACGTGATTGAGATCATTCGTGAAATAAAATCAGCTTGGGATCAAATTCCGCCGGAATTCCACAATTTGACCGCCGCTGAAGTGGGTATTTGA
- a CDS encoding sensor histidine kinase, with protein MMTSAVQEQHSHLDSLEDQVERYKQVLDVMPAGVILLDTQGIVREANPEAQRLLDIPLVGERWYSVIQIAFAPREDDGHEISLRNGRKVRLAISASTTGQLILITDLTETRLLQSRVSDLQRLSSLGRMVASLAHQVRTPLSSAMLYAANLAAPNLPPATRERFQSKLVDRLHDLEKQVNDMLLFAKGGDNKVVAPFSIGELASEFMPMVETALKNSQIDYGQEVESEETMLLGNANALASALSNLVMNAVQIAGKGSQIDVFFRPVNGELKISVQDNGPGVPESLQQKIMEPFFTTRSQGTGLGLAVVQMVCRAHGGRLELISKEGEGACFTMCIPLERQVDSSNSETGE; from the coding sequence ATGATGACCAGCGCAGTGCAAGAGCAGCATTCCCATTTGGACTCGTTAGAAGATCAAGTTGAGCGTTATAAACAGGTATTGGATGTGATGCCCGCAGGGGTCATTTTGCTTGATACTCAAGGTATCGTGCGTGAAGCCAACCCAGAAGCGCAGCGCTTGTTGGATATCCCATTAGTAGGGGAAAGATGGTATAGCGTGATCCAAATTGCGTTTGCACCTCGAGAAGATGATGGTCATGAAATCTCACTGCGTAATGGCCGTAAAGTCCGCTTGGCGATTTCAGCTTCAACCACAGGGCAGCTTATCCTCATCACCGATTTAACTGAAACGCGATTATTGCAGTCGCGGGTCAGTGATTTACAACGGCTTTCTTCACTTGGCCGTATGGTCGCCTCTCTTGCGCACCAAGTGCGTACGCCACTTTCTAGCGCCATGTTGTATGCCGCCAATCTTGCTGCGCCAAACCTTCCGCCGGCAACGCGCGAGCGTTTTCAAAGTAAGCTTGTGGATCGGCTGCATGATCTTGAAAAGCAAGTTAACGACATGCTGCTGTTTGCCAAAGGGGGCGATAATAAAGTAGTCGCGCCTTTTTCAATTGGTGAGCTGGCCTCTGAATTTATGCCGATGGTGGAAACGGCACTGAAAAATAGCCAGATCGATTATGGTCAGGAAGTTGAAAGTGAAGAGACCATGCTTTTAGGGAACGCCAACGCATTAGCATCAGCACTCAGTAACTTGGTGATGAATGCGGTGCAAATTGCTGGCAAAGGCTCACAAATTGATGTGTTTTTCCGCCCAGTGAATGGCGAACTCAAAATTTCAGTGCAAGATAATGGCCCAGGTGTGCCTGAATCTTTGCAGCAAAAAATTATGGAACCCTTTTTCACTACTCGCTCGCAAGGGACTGGCCTTGGTTTAGCAGTGGTGCAAATGGTGTGTCGCGCCCATGGTGGGCGATTGGAACTGATATCCAAGGAGGGCGAAGGTGCTTGCTTTACCATGTGCATTCCCCTTGAACGTCAGGTAGATAGCTCAAACTCAGAGACTGGAGAGTGA
- a CDS encoding sigma-54 dependent transcriptional regulator — translation MQSLAKLLVIEDDAAIRLNLSVILEFVGEQCEVIESTQLAEVNWSAVWAGCILGSLRGQALSQELIQSLTKANHIPLLMANKQSYSLEEFPNYVGELDFPLNYPQLSEALRHCKEFLGRKGFQVLATARKNTLFRSLVGQSMGIQEVRHLIEQVSTTEANVLILGESGTGKEVVARNIHYHSGRRNGPFVPINCGAIPAELLESELFGHEKGAFTGAITSRKGRFELAEGGTLFLDEIGDMPMSMQVKLLRVLQERCFERVGGNSTIKANVRVIAATHRNLEEMIDDQKFREDLYYRLNVFPIEMPALRDRIDDIPLLLQELMTRMEAEGAQPICFTPRAINSMMEHDWPGNVRELANLVERMVILYPNSLVDVNHLPTKYRYSDIPEFQPEPSRFSSVEEQERDVLEGIFSEDFNFEEPHEFPTDIDAPQALPPEGVNLKELLADLEVNLINQALEAQGGVVARAADMLGMRRTTLVEKMRKYNMQR, via the coding sequence ATGCAGAGTTTAGCGAAACTACTTGTGATTGAGGACGATGCCGCGATCCGGCTCAATCTCAGTGTTATTTTAGAATTTGTAGGAGAGCAGTGTGAGGTCATTGAGTCTACTCAGCTTGCCGAAGTCAATTGGTCTGCGGTGTGGGCGGGATGTATTTTAGGTTCGTTGCGTGGTCAAGCGCTTTCTCAAGAATTAATTCAATCTTTGACCAAAGCAAACCATATTCCGCTATTGATGGCGAATAAGCAGTCTTATTCCTTAGAAGAGTTTCCCAATTACGTTGGTGAATTAGATTTTCCCCTTAACTATCCACAGTTGAGTGAAGCACTCCGCCACTGTAAAGAGTTTCTTGGACGCAAAGGCTTTCAGGTTCTTGCGACAGCACGTAAAAACACCCTGTTTCGTAGCCTTGTTGGGCAAAGCATGGGGATCCAAGAAGTTCGTCATTTGATTGAACAAGTGTCGACGACCGAAGCCAATGTACTGATCCTCGGTGAATCAGGTACGGGCAAAGAAGTGGTCGCTCGCAATATCCACTACCACTCAGGACGCCGCAATGGACCTTTTGTGCCGATTAACTGTGGCGCGATTCCGGCGGAACTGCTAGAAAGCGAACTGTTTGGGCATGAAAAAGGTGCATTTACAGGGGCGATTACCTCACGGAAAGGTCGCTTCGAACTGGCTGAAGGCGGCACGCTGTTTTTAGACGAAATAGGCGACATGCCAATGAGCATGCAGGTAAAACTGCTGCGTGTGCTGCAAGAGCGCTGTTTTGAACGTGTTGGTGGTAATTCCACCATTAAAGCGAATGTACGCGTGATTGCGGCGACACACCGCAATTTAGAAGAGATGATTGATGATCAGAAATTCCGTGAAGATCTCTACTATCGCTTAAACGTTTTCCCGATCGAAATGCCAGCGCTGCGTGATCGCATCGATGATATTCCTTTGTTACTGCAAGAGTTGATGACGCGTATGGAGGCAGAAGGTGCGCAACCGATCTGCTTCACTCCTCGTGCCATCAATTCGATGATGGAACACGATTGGCCGGGTAATGTACGTGAATTAGCCAACTTGGTTGAGCGTATGGTCATCCTGTATCCAAATAGTCTGGTGGATGTCAACCACTTACCGACCAAGTACCGCTACAGCGATATTCCCGAATTCCAGCCTGAACCTAGCCGATTTAGCTCGGTTGAGGAGCAGGAACGCGATGTTCTGGAAGGTATTTTTTCAGAAGATTTCAACTTTGAGGAGCCGCATGAGTTCCCAACCGATATCGATGCCCCACAAGCGTTACCTCCTGAAGGGGTTAATCTGAAAGAGCTGTTGGCGGACCTGGAAGTGAATCTGATCAATCAAGCGTTAGAAGCGCAAGGTGGCGTTGTTGCGCGGGCTGCAGACATGCTTGGTATGCGTCGTACCACCTTGGTTGAGAAAATGCGCAAATACAACATGCAACGCTAA
- the fliH gene encoding flagellar assembly protein FliH: protein MSSERKRGFIRPGADDATVTPQRWGLPDYGAESHKAAKQTAFNYDPGWIPNFDEPELEVEHELTEEEIALIRTAAQQEGFEQGQAEGYQQGLEQGKAEGFQTGHQEGQTQGYQDGIAEGQALIQEHVKNFMALANQFAQPLDLLNAQVEKQLVDMVLALTKEVVHVEVQTNPQVILDTVKASVESLPIAGHAITLKLNPEDVEIIRQAYGEQEIETRNWTLLSEPALSRGDVQIEAGESSVSYRMEERIRSVLKSFCGINRHHPGE, encoded by the coding sequence ATGTCTAGTGAAAGAAAGCGCGGTTTTATTCGCCCAGGCGCAGACGATGCGACTGTCACTCCTCAACGTTGGGGACTACCTGATTACGGTGCCGAGAGCCATAAAGCGGCAAAGCAGACCGCTTTCAACTACGATCCGGGCTGGATTCCCAACTTTGATGAACCCGAGCTGGAAGTCGAACACGAATTAACCGAAGAAGAAATTGCGTTGATTCGTACTGCGGCTCAGCAAGAAGGGTTTGAGCAAGGGCAAGCGGAAGGCTATCAGCAAGGTCTTGAGCAAGGTAAAGCGGAAGGGTTTCAAACCGGACATCAAGAAGGTCAGACGCAAGGCTACCAAGACGGGATTGCCGAAGGACAAGCCTTAATTCAAGAACATGTCAAAAACTTTATGGCCCTGGCGAATCAGTTTGCCCAGCCCCTTGATCTGCTGAATGCGCAAGTAGAAAAGCAGCTAGTGGATATGGTACTCGCGCTCACCAAAGAAGTGGTGCATGTGGAAGTACAAACCAATCCGCAAGTGATCCTTGATACCGTGAAAGCTTCTGTCGAGTCGTTGCCGATTGCTGGTCACGCGATTACCCTCAAGCTCAATCCTGAAGATGTCGAGATCATTCGCCAAGCGTATGGCGAACAAGAAATCGAAACTCGCAATTGGACTCTACTCAGCGAGCCCGCGTTAAGTCGCGGTGATGTGCAGATTGAAGCAGGAGAATCGAGTGTTAGCTACCGGATGGAAGAGCGGATTCGTAGCGTATTGAAAAGCTTCTGCGGTATTAACCGCCATCATCCGGGAGAGTAA